One Carassius auratus strain Wakin chromosome 3, ASM336829v1, whole genome shotgun sequence genomic region harbors:
- the LOC113049535 gene encoding hemoglobin embryonic subunit alpha-like, with product MSLSAKDKAAVKDLWAKISGKADDIGQDALSRMLVVYPQTKTYFSHWKDLSPGSAPVRKHGATVMGGVAEAVSKIDDLSSGLLNLSELHAFQLRVDPANFKILSHNILVVLAIMFPTDFTPEAHVAMDKFLCALALALSEKYR from the exons ATGAGTCTCTCTGCCAAAGACAAAGCTGCCGTCAAAGACCTTTGGGCCAAAATCTCGGGAAAGGCTGATGACATTGGTCAGGATGCTCTTTCTAG GATGTTGGTGGTCTACCCCCAGACCAAAACCTATTTCTCTCACTGGAAGGACCTGAGCCCCGGCTCTGCCCCAGTGAGGAAGCACGGGGCGACTGTGATGGGCGGCGTCGCTGAGGCTGTCAGTAAAATCGATGACCTTTCCTCTGGACTCCTGAACCTCAGCGAGCTTCATGCTTTCCAGCTGCGCGTGGACCCCGCCAATTTCAAG ATTCTGTCCCACAACATCCTCGTGGTTCTGGCCATTATGTTCCCCACCGACTTCACCCCAGAGGCCCATGTTGCTATGGACAAGTTCCTCTGTGCTTTGGCTCTGGCTCTGTCCGAGAAGTACAGATAA
- the LOC113049480 gene encoding hemoglobin subunit beta-like isoform X1: MVEWTDAERSAIIGLWGKLNPDELGPQALARCLIVYPWTQRYFASFGNLSSPAAIMGNPKVAAHGRTVMGGLERAIKNMDNIKATYAPLSVMHSEKLHVDPDNFRLLADCITVCAAMKFGPSGFNADVQEAWQKFLSVVVSALCRQYH, translated from the exons ATGGTTGAGTGGACAGATGCTGAGCGTAGTGCCATCATTGGCCTGTGGGGAAAGCTCAATCCCGACGAACTCGGACCTCAGGCCCTGGCCAG GTGTCTGATCGTGTATCCCTGGACTCAGAGATATTTCGCCTCCTTTGGGAACCTGTCAAGCCCCGCTGCGATCATGGGTAACCCCAAGGTGGCAGCTCACGGCAGGACTGTGATGGGTGGTCTGGAGAGAGCCATCAAGAACATGGATAACATCAAGGCCACCTATGCGCCACTCAGTGTGATGCACTCTGAGAAACTGCATGTGGATCCCGACAACTTCAGG CTTTTGGCTGACTGCATCACCGTGTGCGCTGCCATGAAGTTCGGCCCCTCTGGCTTCAATGCTGACGTCCAGGAGGCCTGGCAGAAGTTTCTGTCTGTCGTCGTTTCCGCCCTGTGCAGACAGTACCACTAG
- the LOC113049529 gene encoding hemoglobin embryonic subunit alpha-like, translated as MSLSAKDKAAVKDLWAKISGKADDIGQDALSRMLVVYPQTKTYFSHWKDLSPGSAPVRKHGATVMGGVAEAVSKIDDLSSGLLNLSELHAFQLRVDPANFKILSHNILVVLAIMFPTDFTPEAHVAMDKFLCALALALSEKYR; from the exons ATGAGTCTCTCTGCCAAAGACAAAGCTGCCGTCAAAGACCTTTGGGCCAAAATCTCGGGAAAGGCTGATGACATTGGTCAGGATGCTCTTTCTAG GATGTTGGTGGTCTACCCTCAGACCAAAACCTATTTCTCTCACTGGAAGGACCTGAGCCCCGGCTCTGCCCCAGTGAGGAAGCACGGGGCGACTGTGATGGGCGGCGTCGCTGAGGCTGTCAGTAAAATCGATGACCTTTCCTCTGGACTCCTGAACCTCAGCGAGCTTCATGCTTTCCAGCTGCGCGTGGACCCCGCCAATTTCAAG ATTCTGTCCCACAACATCCTCGTGGTTCTGGCCATTATGTTCCCCACCGACTTCACCCCAGAGGCCCATGTTGCTATGGACAAGTTCCTCTGTGCCTTGGCTCTGGCTCTGTCCGAGAAGTACAGATAA
- the LOC113049480 gene encoding hemoglobin subunit beta-like isoform X2, with translation MVEWTDAERSAIIGLWGKLNPDELGPQALARCLIVYPWTQRYFASFGNLSSPAAIMGNPKVAAHGRTVMGGLERAIKNMDNIKATYAPLSVMHSEKLHVDPDNFRQEPGEAEWPMAHTGIEGGRSAGAGVWLPGQGGVETS, from the exons ATGGTTGAGTGGACAGATGCTGAGCGTAGTGCCATCATTGGCCTGTGGGGAAAGCTCAATCCCGACGAACTCGGACCTCAGGCCCTGGCCAG GTGTCTGATCGTGTATCCCTGGACTCAGAGATATTTCGCCTCCTTTGGGAACCTGTCAAGCCCCGCTGCGATCATGGGTAACCCCAAGGTGGCAGCTCACGGCAGGACTGTGATGGGTGGTCTGGAGAGAGCCATCAAGAACATGGATAACATCAAGGCCACCTATGCGCCACTCAGTGTGATGCACTCTGAGAAACTGCATGTGGATCCCGACAACTTCAGG ca GGAGCCTGGAGAGGCTGAATGGCCGATGGCCCACACCGGAATTGAGGGTGGGAGGAGTGCAGGTGCAGGTGTCTGGTTGCCGGGACAAGGTGGAGTTGAGACATCCTAG
- the LOC113049495 gene encoding hemoglobin subunit beta-2-like, whose protein sequence is MVVWTEFERATIQDIFSKMDYEVVGQQSLARCLIVYPWTQRYFGNFGNLYNAAAIMGNPMVAAHGKVVLHGLDRAVKNMDDIKAVYAELSVLHSEKLHVDPDNFRLLGDCLTIVVAAQLGAAFTPEVQAAFQKFLAVVISSLRRQYH, encoded by the exons ATGGTTGTGTGGACAGAATTTGAGAGGGCCACTATCCAGGACATCTTCTCCAAGATGGACTACGAAGTTGTTGGTCAACAATCTCTGGCAAG ATGTCTGATCGTTTACCCCTGGACCCAGAGGTACTTCGGCAATTTTGGAAACCTGTACAATGCCGCTGCCATCATGGGAAACCCCATGGTTGCTGCACACGGTAAAGTTGTGCTCCATGGCCTGGACAGAGCCGTGAAGAACATGGACGACATCAAAGCCGTCTATGCTGAACTAAGTGTGCTGCACTCCGAGAAGCTCCACGTAGATCCTGACAACTTCAGG CTTCTGGGTGACTGCTTAACCATCGTTGTTGCTGCTCAACTCGGCGCTGCATTCACACCTGAGGTCCAGGCCGCTTTTCAGAAGTTCCTCGCCGTCGTGATCTCCTCTCTTCGAAGACAGTACCACTAG
- the LOC113049519 gene encoding hemoglobin subunit beta-2-like, producing the protein MVVWTEFERTTIQDIFSKMDYEVVGQQSLARCLIVYPWTQRYFGNFGNLYNAAAIMGNPMVAAHGKVVLHGLDRAVKNMDDIKAVYAELSVLHSEKLHVDPDNFRLLGDCLTIVVAAQLGAAFTPEVQAAFQKFLAVVISSLRRQYH; encoded by the exons ATGGTTGTGTGGACAGAATTTGAGAGGACCACCATCCAGGACATCTTCTCCAAGATGGACTACGAAGTCGTTGGTCAACAATCTCTGGCGAG ATGTCTGATCGTTTACCCCTGGACCCAGAGGTACTTCGGCAATTTTGGAAACCTGTACAATGCCGCTGCCATCATGGGAAACCCCATGGTTGCTGCACACGGTAAAGTTGTGCTCCATGGCCTGGACAGAGCCGTGAAGAACATGGACGACATCAAAGCCGTCTATGCTGAACTAAGTGTGCTGCACTCCGAGAAGCTCCACGTAGATCCTGACAACTTCAGG CTTCTGGGTGACTGCTTAACCATCGTTGTTGCTGCTCAACTCGGCGCTGCATTCACACCTGAGGTCCAGGCCGCTTTTCAGAAGTTCCTCGCCGTCGTGATCTCCTCTCTTCGAAGACAGTACCACTAG
- the LOC113049502 gene encoding hemoglobin subunit alpha, whose protein sequence is MSLSDKDKSIVKGLWAKISPKADEIGAEAFGRMLTVYPQTKTYFSHWADLSPGGAQVKKHGKVIMGAVGDAVSKIDDLVGGLMALSELHAFKLRVDPANFKILAHNVIVVIGMLFPGDFTPEVHMSVDKFFQNLALALAEKYR, encoded by the exons ATGTCTCTCTCTGATAAGGACAAGTCTATTGTGAAGGGCTTGTGGGCTAAGATTAGCCCCAAGGCCGATGAAATCGGCGCTGAAGCCTTCGGCAG AATGCTGACCGTCTACCCTCAGACCAAGACCTACTTCTCCCACTGGGCTGACCTGAGCCCTGGGGGTGCTCAAGTGAAGAAGCACGGCAAGGTTATCATGGGTGCTGTCGGCGATGCCGTATCAAAAATAGACGACCTTGTGGGAGGTCTGATGGCCCTGAGCGAACTTCATGCTTTCAAGCTGCGTGTTGACCCGGCCAACTTCAAG ATCCTCGCACACAATGTCATTGTGGTCATCGGCATGCTCTTCCCTGGAGACTTCACCCCAGAGGTTCATATGTCAGTTGACAAGTTTTTCCAGAACTTGGCCCTGGCTCTTGCTGAGAAGTACCGCTAA